The following are encoded in a window of Thalassotalea insulae genomic DNA:
- a CDS encoding substrate-binding periplasmic protein has product MRAKLCAFLLLFSITSLANEPDYIVRMGTEIEWAPYHLSTDKGSDGLSVRAFACIMARINQPFTISKLPWKRAQVMTKTGELDGFFSASHSKQRDQYAVQSKVFLPQRRSLYLLKSQLNQPVNTYTADYVKQHLTTGARQGSNALNSLRKHGFQINITTRDTAALLKVLLHHRIDAILENGLVFLQTIEQSGHTQEEFLEIPLEEHPMGAYFSKAFLAKHPTFLQDFNQQVNACTLLQQEQNFASVNISSKKNEH; this is encoded by the coding sequence ATGCGAGCTAAGTTGTGCGCTTTTTTACTGTTATTTTCTATTACTTCGTTGGCAAATGAACCCGATTATATTGTCCGGATGGGAACAGAAATTGAGTGGGCTCCCTATCACTTAAGCACGGATAAAGGTTCTGATGGCCTGTCAGTCAGAGCATTTGCCTGTATTATGGCGCGCATCAATCAACCCTTTACTATCAGTAAACTTCCATGGAAACGCGCTCAGGTAATGACTAAAACCGGAGAGTTAGATGGCTTTTTCTCAGCTTCACATAGCAAGCAACGAGATCAATACGCCGTACAAAGCAAAGTGTTTTTGCCTCAACGACGCAGCTTATACTTACTTAAAAGTCAGCTCAACCAACCAGTAAACACCTACACTGCCGATTATGTCAAACAACATTTAACCACTGGCGCTAGACAGGGTTCAAATGCGCTAAACAGTCTACGCAAACATGGTTTTCAAATAAATATCACCACGCGAGACACCGCAGCGCTATTAAAGGTATTACTTCATCACAGAATTGACGCTATATTGGAAAATGGATTAGTCTTTCTCCAAACCATAGAACAATCAGGCCATACACAGGAAGAATTCCTTGAAATACCACTGGAAGAGCACCCAATGGGGGCTTATTTCAGCAAAGCCTTCTTAGCTAAGCACCCAACTTTTTTGCAAGATTTCAATCAACAAGTTAACGCCTGCACGTTATTACAGCAGGAACAAAATTTTGCCTCAGTTAATATTTCTAGCAAAAAGAATGAGCATTAA
- the proB gene encoding glutamate 5-kinase, producing MANTNSKGKWNRIVLKVGSALIAPNKKGCSSRYLLGIADFIVKCRMHGTQVVLVSSGSVAAGSSSFDTSKKRSIAVKKAMAAKGQMEMMASWDRLFDFEVAQLLLTQGDLQIHERYESIRETAFELLNNDILPIVNENDAVTSDEQKVGDNDNLSAMIAAAVDAECLIICSDVEGLYTDNPNTNKDAVLLKEVEVIDDRILAMASGPDSAVGTGGMRTKLEAAEKATSNGILTYIVNGLTTVSFNQLFAGNNPGTKFLPFKQPLDDRIHWMTHTSKAQGEVIVSNEIGEQVEDDALSFDHSDIVNVVGDFSSGETILVRTEKGKKLAKATSQHSSCVLNLMLNEDVDESAIEWQEDNPIISENTLAILEEK from the coding sequence GTGGCAAACACTAACAGTAAAGGTAAATGGAATCGCATTGTCTTAAAAGTAGGTAGTGCATTGATCGCGCCAAATAAAAAGGGTTGTAGTTCACGTTATTTGCTCGGCATTGCAGATTTTATTGTCAAATGCCGCATGCATGGCACTCAAGTCGTATTAGTTTCATCAGGTTCGGTTGCTGCGGGCTCTTCTTCATTTGATACCAGTAAAAAGCGTTCTATTGCGGTGAAAAAAGCGATGGCGGCAAAAGGGCAAATGGAGATGATGGCTTCCTGGGATCGGCTATTTGATTTTGAAGTTGCCCAACTGCTATTAACTCAAGGTGACTTGCAGATTCACGAGCGCTACGAAAGCATTCGCGAGACTGCGTTTGAGTTATTAAATAATGATATTTTGCCTATTGTTAATGAAAATGATGCGGTGACGTCAGACGAACAAAAAGTAGGGGACAACGATAATTTATCGGCGATGATAGCGGCTGCGGTTGATGCTGAATGTTTGATCATCTGTTCGGACGTTGAGGGGTTGTATACCGATAATCCTAATACCAACAAAGACGCGGTATTATTAAAAGAAGTTGAAGTGATTGATGATCGTATACTCGCTATGGCTAGCGGTCCGGATAGCGCGGTTGGCACTGGCGGTATGCGGACCAAGTTGGAAGCGGCAGAAAAAGCCACTTCGAATGGTATTTTAACTTACATCGTTAATGGCTTAACAACGGTTAGCTTTAATCAGCTGTTTGCCGGTAATAATCCCGGCACTAAGTTTTTACCTTTTAAGCAACCTTTGGATGACAGAATTCATTGGATGACCCACACATCAAAAGCACAAGGAGAGGTGATCGTTAGTAATGAAATTGGTGAACAGGTTGAAGACGATGCACTTAGTTTTGATCATAGTGATATCGTCAATGTTGTCGGGGACTTTTCCAGTGGTGAAACCATTTTAGTGCGGACAGAAAAAGGTAAGAAACTTGCTAAAGCTACCAGTCAGCATAGCAGTTGTGTGTTGAATTTGATGCTGAATGAAGATGTCGACGAATCAGCAATAGAATGGCAAGAGGACAATCCGATTATTTCAGAAAATACATTAGCAATTTTGGAGGAAAAATGA
- a CDS encoding NAD(P)-dependent oxidoreductase gives MKKVAFIGLGVMGYPMAGHLKNAGYQVCVYNRTEDKAKRWVKEFSGQMAATPKEAAQGCDIVFCCVGNDEDVREVTLGDNGILAGLAGNGILVDHTTASAELARELAEVAKGQNVDFIDAPVSGGQAGAENGVLTIMCGGELAVFEQVAPVMEAYARFSQLMGGAGAGQLAKMVNQICFVNTVQGLAEGLNFAQKAGLDTDKLIETISKGAAGSWQMDNRGKTMCQRSFDFGFAVDWVRKDLGMAFDEAKKIGADLTITKQLDGYYQEVQQMGGNRWDTSSLIARLDKSD, from the coding sequence ATGAAAAAAGTTGCATTTATTGGACTCGGGGTGATGGGATATCCTATGGCCGGACATTTAAAAAACGCCGGTTATCAGGTTTGTGTTTACAATCGCACTGAGGATAAAGCTAAGCGGTGGGTGAAAGAATTTTCTGGGCAAATGGCAGCCACACCAAAGGAAGCTGCTCAGGGCTGTGATATTGTGTTTTGTTGTGTTGGTAATGATGAAGATGTCAGAGAAGTCACGTTAGGTGATAATGGTATTTTAGCCGGTTTAGCTGGCAATGGGATTTTAGTGGATCATACAACGGCGTCGGCTGAACTGGCGCGAGAACTTGCCGAAGTAGCGAAGGGGCAAAATGTTGATTTTATAGATGCACCCGTCTCAGGCGGACAGGCTGGCGCAGAAAATGGTGTGTTAACTATTATGTGTGGTGGTGAGCTGGCGGTATTTGAACAGGTTGCGCCCGTGATGGAGGCTTATGCACGTTTTAGTCAGTTAATGGGGGGGGCAGGAGCTGGCCAGTTAGCAAAAATGGTCAATCAAATTTGTTTTGTTAACACTGTACAAGGGTTGGCAGAAGGCTTGAATTTTGCGCAAAAAGCGGGGTTAGATACTGATAAACTCATTGAGACTATTTCTAAAGGTGCTGCCGGTTCGTGGCAAATGGACAATCGTGGAAAAACCATGTGTCAGCGCTCATTTGATTTTGGCTTTGCCGTAGATTGGGTGAGAAAAGATCTTGGAATGGCATTTGATGAAGCAAAAAAAATTGGTGCTGATCTAACTATTACTAAACAGTTAGATGGCTATTATCAGGAAGTACAACAGATGGGCGGTAACCGCTGGGATACTTCTAGTTTAATCGCCCGACTTGATAAATCAGACTAA
- a CDS encoding TonB-dependent receptor — protein sequence MDRKFVLTGLVYAVIGLTLGIFMAASKDHGQLVTHAHIMLVGFVVSFIYGLCHKLWLNNNVSTLAKVQFYFHQAGTLGIVVGLFLVYGKFVALEIMDPVLAVASIAVFIAMVLMTVLFNQSKNLIS from the coding sequence ATGGATAGGAAGTTTGTTTTAACCGGTTTAGTTTATGCTGTGATTGGTTTGACGTTAGGTATTTTTATGGCAGCATCAAAAGATCATGGTCAATTGGTGACTCATGCGCATATTATGCTGGTGGGATTTGTGGTTTCTTTTATTTATGGACTCTGTCATAAATTGTGGCTAAATAATAATGTTTCCACTTTAGCTAAAGTTCAGTTTTATTTCCATCAGGCCGGAACTCTGGGGATTGTCGTCGGCTTGTTCCTTGTTTATGGGAAGTTCGTTGCTCTGGAAATCATGGATCCTGTGTTGGCTGTTGCTTCAATAGCGGTATTCATTGCTATGGTGCTAATGACTGTACTTTTTAATCAATCAAAAAACTTAATAAGCTAA
- a CDS encoding glutamate-5-semialdehyde dehydrogenase, giving the protein MTDIRLLAKQAAQAAKKLSLLSSEEKNHALAKMADALANKKQEIISVNLKEVARAKSNGLDSAMLDRLTLTDERINDMVNGIREIIALDDPVGMSRTLGKPPSGIDVKKVRVPLGVICMIYEARPNVTADASALCFKSGNAVILRGGKEALDTSLAIAGVLQGALEAVGLPAAAVTVIPDPDRALMMDLIQQDDLIDLVIPRGGEGLIRFVTDNSKIPVIQHFKGVCHLYVDNEADLDMAEQLLRNGKTQRTGVCNALECVLVNKEIAAEFLPRIAQMAQEKDVKINACKLSVAYFDHATELQDDEFGEEYLSLELAVRVVNDFDQALQHIDEFGSQHTEVICTQNSAKAELFQRSVDASVVMANASSRFSDGGQLGLGAEIGIATTKLHAYGPMGLESLTTEKYVVTGQGEVRS; this is encoded by the coding sequence ATGACAGATATTCGCTTATTAGCCAAACAGGCCGCCCAAGCGGCTAAAAAATTATCGTTACTGAGTAGTGAAGAAAAAAATCACGCCTTGGCTAAAATGGCAGATGCATTGGCAAATAAAAAACAAGAGATCATATCTGTTAACCTCAAAGAAGTCGCACGGGCAAAAAGCAATGGTTTAGATAGCGCTATGCTAGATCGTTTAACCCTTACTGATGAACGCATCAACGATATGGTTAATGGCATACGAGAAATTATTGCCCTTGATGATCCTGTTGGCATGAGTCGTACTCTAGGCAAACCACCCAGTGGCATTGATGTCAAAAAAGTGCGAGTACCACTAGGGGTTATTTGTATGATCTATGAAGCGCGCCCTAATGTCACGGCAGATGCTTCGGCACTTTGTTTTAAATCCGGTAATGCGGTTATTTTACGTGGTGGTAAAGAAGCACTGGATACCAGTTTAGCCATTGCCGGGGTATTACAGGGAGCATTGGAAGCCGTTGGTTTGCCTGCTGCTGCGGTTACCGTGATCCCAGATCCAGATCGCGCTTTAATGATGGATTTAATTCAACAAGATGATTTAATTGATCTGGTGATCCCTCGCGGCGGAGAAGGCTTGATTCGTTTTGTTACTGATAATAGTAAAATCCCTGTTATTCAACATTTTAAAGGGGTCTGCCATTTATATGTCGATAATGAAGCCGATTTAGACATGGCAGAGCAATTACTGAGAAATGGTAAAACGCAGCGTACCGGTGTGTGTAATGCGCTTGAATGTGTACTAGTCAATAAAGAGATAGCCGCAGAATTTTTACCCCGAATTGCGCAAATGGCTCAGGAAAAAGACGTTAAGATTAATGCCTGTAAACTTTCAGTTGCTTATTTTGACCATGCAACTGAGTTGCAAGACGATGAGTTCGGTGAGGAATATTTAAGCCTTGAACTTGCGGTACGGGTGGTAAATGATTTTGATCAGGCGTTGCAGCATATCGATGAGTTCGGTAGTCAGCATACTGAAGTGATCTGTACCCAAAACAGTGCCAAAGCAGAATTGTTTCAACGTAGTGTTGATGCTTCTGTAGTGATGGCCAATGCTTCTTCACGATTTTCTGACGGCGGTCAGTTAGGATTAGGAGCAGAAATAGGGATAGCAACCACTAAGCTACATGCTTATGGTCCAATGGGGTTAGAAAGTTTAACAACGGAAAAATATGTAGTTACCGGGCAGGGGGAAGTACGCTCTTAG
- a CDS encoding glutathione peroxidase, which translates to MTDSIYDFDVLNNRKEAINLAQYKNKVVLIVNTASACGFTPQYAGLEQLYKKYQHQGLVVVAFPCNQFGQQEKGNNEEIKQFCDLNFKISFPLMDKIDVNGDSTAPLYQYLKSEAKGILGTKNIKWNFTKFLINRNGQVVKRYGPTVKPEKLTKDIEHLL; encoded by the coding sequence ATGACTGATTCTATTTATGATTTTGACGTACTCAATAACCGCAAAGAAGCCATTAATCTAGCCCAATATAAAAACAAAGTCGTATTGATAGTTAACACAGCCAGTGCCTGTGGTTTCACTCCGCAATATGCTGGTTTAGAGCAGCTTTATAAAAAGTACCAACATCAAGGCTTAGTGGTAGTGGCATTTCCCTGTAACCAGTTTGGTCAGCAGGAAAAAGGCAATAACGAAGAGATCAAGCAATTTTGCGATCTTAATTTCAAGATCAGTTTTCCGTTAATGGATAAAATAGATGTCAATGGTGATAGCACCGCCCCGCTCTATCAATATTTAAAATCAGAAGCAAAAGGCATCTTAGGCACAAAAAACATCAAATGGAATTTCACCAAATTTCTGATTAATCGTAACGGCCAGGTAGTTAAACGCTACGGGCCAACGGTAAAACCGGAAAAACTAACCAAAGATATTGAGCACCTCTTATAA
- a CDS encoding sensor domain-containing diguanylate cyclase, with product MKSFRTVLTALLWLFAIVPVIWLSFNQLHTSKHQAIEFGQQQLILDVNEKLTKLRTNLESSFSALDRIASDGSIITSSTVDIMSVKVINQLQSFLDNYPSFSNIMMLDRELFQIEARPNQALAIDLSPFSETLNTMFNDEKTINEPNVKILIVPDSNGSDNYLFAAARPILHPKESLITPFEVTGMLFTTLPLEQFINALLNTIGSKQQGQISLYQHQKLIYQNKTLTLTDSHISYQTNFVIGNNDPFTIEVVRDLSSELSFSALISKEQENLIYTLMLLAVILISAKFIIKRLIQPIDELKQLTQQITQIDWHSNQAVIIDTTAHYKEFHELKQLLHSMSQTIQQQFNSLSNNNLKLTSLTEALQSSVKQGDTHKEILQNLINYDLHIRRQEDIEVIGCLTLGLAFGILNEPIGLVIYRSNFQSGFTSLERANPEFLHYIEQQHLEKIHLDLDEIHQINQLKSGYHLTAIHREKNCLGYIVTPKIDQQSFQARSIEIFVTSLQSRLQELQLQSELSKLANTDALTGLFSRHYFEQTYAQFKQRFLLRQEHFAVMLIDINGLKQVNDTLGHDAGDQLIKAVANFLQQSFRTSDIIARIGGDEFIILLEHVNVSYCQPFAIKLMEEIQQQHISYLNKKITLSFSCGYATSHEDPVEQLVELADQRMYQIKQQNKIHDNPASQSHFD from the coding sequence ATGAAAAGTTTTCGCACGGTATTAACCGCTCTACTTTGGTTATTTGCGATTGTTCCGGTTATTTGGTTGTCATTCAATCAGTTGCACACTTCTAAACACCAAGCCATTGAATTTGGTCAGCAACAACTCATTCTAGATGTAAATGAAAAATTAACTAAATTAAGAACAAACTTAGAATCCAGCTTTTCTGCACTAGATAGAATTGCCAGTGATGGCAGCATCATTACCTCATCTACTGTTGACATTATGAGTGTCAAAGTAATTAATCAGCTGCAAAGCTTTCTCGATAACTATCCAAGTTTTAGCAATATCATGATGTTAGACAGAGAGTTGTTTCAGATAGAAGCTAGACCTAATCAGGCGTTGGCAATCGACTTATCTCCATTTAGCGAAACACTAAACACTATGTTCAACGATGAAAAAACAATCAACGAGCCTAATGTCAAAATACTTATTGTCCCTGATAGCAATGGTAGCGATAACTACCTATTTGCAGCAGCCAGACCAATACTGCATCCAAAAGAATCACTGATTACTCCGTTTGAAGTGACCGGAATGCTATTTACAACGTTACCATTAGAGCAATTTATTAATGCGCTACTCAACACCATTGGCAGCAAACAGCAGGGGCAGATATCACTGTATCAGCATCAAAAATTAATTTATCAAAATAAAACGCTAACATTAACCGATAGCCACATTAGCTACCAAACAAACTTTGTTATAGGTAATAATGATCCGTTTACTATTGAGGTTGTACGCGATCTCAGCTCTGAACTTTCCTTCTCTGCGCTGATAAGCAAAGAACAAGAGAATTTGATATATACCCTGATGCTGTTAGCAGTCATTTTAATATCGGCTAAATTTATTATTAAACGCCTTATTCAGCCTATAGATGAACTTAAACAGCTAACCCAACAAATAACACAAATCGACTGGCATAGTAATCAAGCTGTTATTATCGACACTACAGCACATTATAAGGAATTTCATGAGCTTAAACAGCTATTACATTCAATGTCACAAACCATACAACAGCAATTTAATAGTTTAAGTAACAATAACCTCAAGCTCACCTCGCTAACAGAAGCGCTACAATCGAGTGTTAAACAAGGAGATACCCACAAAGAAATTTTGCAGAACCTGATCAACTATGATCTGCATATCAGAAGACAGGAAGATATTGAGGTCATTGGCTGTTTAACCCTAGGGCTAGCTTTTGGTATTTTAAACGAGCCTATTGGCTTAGTGATTTATCGCAGTAACTTTCAATCAGGTTTTACGTCTCTCGAACGCGCTAATCCAGAATTTTTACATTATATTGAGCAGCAACACTTGGAAAAAATACATTTAGATCTGGATGAAATTCATCAGATCAACCAGCTCAAGTCAGGCTATCACTTAACAGCTATTCACAGGGAAAAAAACTGTTTAGGTTATATAGTGACCCCAAAAATTGATCAGCAAAGTTTTCAAGCCCGTTCGATAGAAATATTTGTTACTTCGTTGCAATCCAGATTACAAGAACTGCAACTACAAAGCGAACTGTCAAAACTGGCCAATACTGATGCCCTGACAGGGCTCTTTAGCCGCCATTACTTTGAACAAACATATGCCCAATTTAAGCAGCGTTTTCTTTTACGTCAGGAGCATTTTGCCGTCATGCTTATTGATATTAATGGCTTAAAGCAAGTTAACGACACCTTAGGGCACGATGCTGGCGATCAGTTAATCAAAGCAGTTGCCAATTTCTTACAACAAAGTTTCAGAACCAGCGATATTATCGCCCGAATTGGTGGTGATGAATTTATTATTTTGCTTGAACACGTTAATGTCAGCTACTGCCAACCTTTTGCGATAAAACTTATGGAAGAAATACAACAGCAGCATATTAGCTACCTAAATAAAAAAATTACACTGTCGTTTAGCTGCGGCTATGCCACCAGCCACGAAGATCCTGTAGAGCAACTGGTTGAACTGGCAGATCAACGTATGTATCAAATCAAGCAACAAAACAAAATCCACGACAATCCTGCTTCACAATCACATTTTGACTAA
- the sbcB gene encoding exodeoxyribonuclease I, whose amino-acid sequence MTTKTTINSSEQPSILWHDYETWGVNPKYDKPAQFAGIRTDLDLNIIGEPEMFYCQPPQDYLPQPEACLVTGITPQKALAEGLTEAEFADKIHTLFSAPNTCVAGYNNIRFDDEVTRYLLYRNFYDPYAREWQHGNSRWDIIDMVRACYALRPEGIEWPTVANEETGEQVVSFRLELLTKANGIEHAAAHDAMSDVYATIAMAKLIKEKQPKLYDFIFNLRNKKQVSELIDVYNMTPVVHTSSKISSQHGCTSWFAPVAYHPVNKNAVITIDLARDPTPLLELSSEEIKQRLYTRYDDLAEDELPIPVKLIHINKCPVVAPAKTLLPENAARLDIPRELCLENLAKLKQHLEVRDKLSEVFSSNEFEDETPDAEHALYGGNFFSHSDKAQMETLHQLPVEQIAHHPFNFQDQRLPTLLFRYRARNYPQTLSNEEQLKWQTHCQNKLQFGGKGLLSADEFMIKIENLAHEHESNQTKMQVLKALYQYLQQ is encoded by the coding sequence ATGACGACAAAGACAACTATAAACTCCAGCGAACAGCCAAGTATTCTCTGGCACGATTATGAGACCTGGGGAGTTAACCCTAAATACGACAAACCAGCACAATTTGCCGGTATTCGCACCGATCTAGACTTAAACATTATTGGTGAGCCTGAAATGTTTTATTGTCAGCCACCACAGGATTATTTACCACAGCCAGAAGCTTGTTTAGTCACAGGTATCACACCGCAAAAAGCACTAGCTGAAGGGCTAACAGAAGCTGAATTTGCCGATAAAATCCATACTCTATTTTCAGCACCAAACACTTGTGTCGCCGGTTACAATAACATTCGCTTTGACGACGAGGTAACGCGTTACCTATTATATCGTAATTTTTATGACCCCTATGCCAGGGAATGGCAGCATGGTAATAGCCGGTGGGACATCATCGACATGGTACGTGCCTGCTACGCATTGCGTCCTGAAGGCATTGAATGGCCGACGGTAGCCAATGAAGAAACTGGCGAGCAAGTAGTAAGTTTTCGCTTAGAGTTACTCACTAAAGCCAATGGCATTGAACACGCCGCGGCTCACGATGCGATGAGTGATGTCTATGCTACCATTGCGATGGCAAAGTTAATCAAAGAAAAACAACCCAAACTCTATGACTTTATTTTCAATTTACGCAATAAAAAGCAAGTCAGCGAATTAATTGACGTTTACAACATGACACCGGTTGTGCATACCTCGAGTAAAATATCTTCTCAACATGGTTGTACCAGCTGGTTTGCCCCGGTTGCTTACCATCCAGTCAATAAAAATGCAGTGATTACGATAGATTTAGCGCGTGATCCTACGCCTTTATTAGAGCTATCAAGCGAAGAAATAAAGCAGCGTTTGTATACCCGTTACGATGACCTGGCAGAAGATGAATTACCAATCCCGGTTAAATTAATTCACATCAATAAATGCCCGGTAGTAGCACCGGCGAAAACCCTATTACCGGAAAATGCCGCTCGATTAGATATTCCCCGTGAACTATGTTTAGAAAATTTAGCAAAATTAAAACAGCATCTGGAAGTACGTGACAAACTCTCTGAAGTATTTAGCTCAAATGAATTTGAAGACGAAACACCCGATGCTGAGCATGCCCTTTATGGTGGCAATTTTTTCTCTCACAGTGATAAAGCACAAATGGAAACATTGCATCAGTTGCCAGTCGAGCAGATTGCACATCATCCGTTTAATTTTCAGGATCAACGATTACCTACTTTGCTATTTAGATACCGAGCAAGAAACTACCCGCAAACATTATCAAATGAAGAGCAACTAAAATGGCAAACTCATTGCCAAAACAAGCTACAATTTGGCGGTAAAGGCTTGTTATCGGCCGATGAATTTATGATAAAAATTGAAAACCTGGCTCATGAACATGAATCTAACCAGACAAAAATGCAGGTATTAAAAGCCCTATATCAATATCTCCAGCAATAA
- a CDS encoding methyl-accepting chemotaxis protein, whose product MTGNFFKKLSTRLFSPLVVILILVLVVLSTYVPKVTKDNAIDTAIASAESTVKQYKLIRGYYTKNIIKKIVNGNEFKPHYNHKENANQIPLPATFIHDISNEYSQKGIISLKLYSPYPFPNRASRKLDSFGQKAWTALNNNAKQIFTTVETINGKETVRVALADTMVAQGCVNCHNSHPDTPKTGWKLNDVRGVLEVQVPIDKQLANATSLNNQIATIIILVLVATVGLLFFMFRKLISNRLRDVHGALVDIADGDGDLSQRLNDQPNDEIGVIATAFNQFMMQLSKTLGRINQQVDQLAENTKAMESISVQTQQDVAQQYQATEIMSDSVTQMNHSTEEMSGIAKLTAESSQETQQNASKGRSTVEQNLNSVKEFSTLMQDAAKVVNQLELDSQNIGGVLDVIRGIAEQTNLLALNAAIEAARAGEQGRGFAVVADEVRTLASRTQESTEEINSMIEQLQQGAKNAVHTIELGNKNIELSHQTAVETTEMIDIVTNAISGIQQQNTQLAQAAQTQTDVTQDMSNNIDDIRDVSQQTNTRTEELLALASEINNSVNKINKQLQKFVH is encoded by the coding sequence ATGACGGGTAACTTTTTTAAAAAGCTAAGTACACGGCTGTTTTCTCCTCTTGTTGTTATTCTGATATTAGTATTAGTTGTTTTGAGTACATATGTGCCTAAGGTCACCAAAGACAATGCCATAGATACTGCCATTGCCTCAGCCGAAAGCACGGTTAAGCAATATAAATTAATACGGGGTTATTACACCAAGAACATCATCAAAAAAATTGTCAACGGTAATGAGTTTAAACCCCATTACAACCATAAAGAAAATGCCAACCAAATACCATTACCCGCCACTTTTATTCATGATATTAGTAACGAATACTCACAAAAAGGCATTATTTCGTTAAAACTCTATAGTCCTTACCCTTTCCCAAACAGAGCATCGAGAAAACTCGATAGTTTTGGTCAAAAAGCCTGGACTGCATTAAATAACAACGCCAAGCAAATCTTTACGACGGTAGAAACTATTAACGGCAAAGAAACCGTTAGAGTCGCATTGGCCGATACTATGGTGGCACAAGGCTGTGTTAATTGTCACAATTCCCATCCTGACACCCCAAAAACAGGCTGGAAACTCAATGATGTGCGCGGTGTATTAGAAGTTCAAGTGCCGATAGATAAACAACTGGCCAATGCCACTAGTTTGAATAATCAAATTGCCACTATCATTATTCTTGTACTGGTAGCAACCGTCGGTTTGCTGTTCTTTATGTTTAGAAAACTTATTTCAAATCGCTTACGTGATGTACACGGTGCTTTAGTCGATATTGCCGATGGTGATGGCGATTTAAGTCAACGGCTTAACGACCAACCTAATGATGAGATTGGCGTTATCGCCACCGCATTCAACCAATTTATGATGCAGCTCTCCAAAACCTTAGGACGCATAAACCAGCAAGTCGATCAGCTGGCAGAAAACACCAAGGCCATGGAGTCTATCTCAGTACAAACCCAGCAAGATGTAGCCCAGCAATACCAGGCAACAGAAATAATGAGTGACTCAGTCACTCAAATGAATCACTCAACAGAAGAAATGTCAGGAATTGCTAAACTAACAGCCGAAAGCTCACAAGAAACCCAACAAAATGCCAGTAAAGGACGTAGTACCGTTGAACAAAACTTGAACTCAGTAAAAGAGTTTTCAACATTAATGCAAGATGCGGCAAAAGTTGTCAATCAATTAGAGCTCGACAGCCAAAACATTGGCGGCGTATTAGACGTGATCCGTGGCATCGCTGAACAAACCAACTTACTGGCATTAAACGCCGCAATAGAAGCTGCTCGCGCCGGAGAACAAGGTCGTGGCTTTGCTGTGGTTGCTGATGAAGTCAGAACATTGGCCAGTCGTACCCAAGAGTCGACTGAAGAAATCAATTCCATGATTGAGCAATTGCAACAAGGCGCGAAAAACGCAGTTCACACTATCGAGCTAGGCAATAAAAACATTGAATTAAGCCACCAAACAGCGGTTGAAACCACTGAAATGATAGACATAGTAACGAATGCTATCAGCGGCATTCAGCAGCAAAATACGCAATTGGCGCAAGCAGCACAAACGCAAACAGATGTAACTCAAGATATGTCGAATAATATTGACGATATTCGTGATGTCTCGCAACAAACCAATACTCGAACAGAGGAGTTATTAGCACTAGCATCAGAAATTAATAATTCGGTCAATAAAATTAACAAGCAGCTGCAAAAATTTGTCCATTAG